GGCCTGTCGGACGCGGCCGGCGCCTATCCGTGGCAGTTGTCCGGCGGGATGCAGCAGCGGGTCGCCATCGCCCGGGCCCTGGCCTACGAGCCCGAGGTGCTGCTGATGGACGAGCCGTTCGCGGCGGTCGACGCGCAGACCCGCGCCGACCTGGAGGACCTGGTCCGCCGGCTGTGGCGGGAGCGCGGGATGACCATCCTGTTCGTGACGCACGACATCGACGAGGCCGTCTATCTCGGCGAGAGGGTCCTGATCCTGTCGGCCTCCCCCACCGTGGTGCGGGAGCAGCTGACGGTGGATCTGCCGGACGAGCGGGACCAGTTGCACACGCGCGTGGCCCCGCGCTTCGCCGAGTTGCGGACCCATGTGTACGAGCAGATCCAGGCGGCGAAGCGCGGGGAGGTCCTCACGCGGACGGATACGCCTCCACTTCGCTGAGCTGCGCCGCGGGCCAGCCGGTGTTCGCCGTGACGTTCAGCCGGAGGTAGCGCAGGCTCGTGCCGGCCGGCAACGGGATCGTCACGGTGTTGCCGCTCGCCGGGTCGAAGCGGTAGCCCTGCGAGCCGGCCACCGTGGAGTAGCCGGAGCCGTCGGTGCTGCCCAGCACGGACAGGGTCTGGGTGCGGGCGGCCCAGGCCGTGGCGGGCGGCAGCTTCAGGACGACGCGGCGAACCGCCTGGGCGGAGCCGAGGTCCACCGTGATGGCCTGCGGGAAGGCGTTGTTGCTCGACTCCCAGTAGCTGTTGGCGTCCCCGTCGACGGCTCTGCCCGGGGTGTAGACGTCCTGGGAGCCGGTGGCGGTGGCCGGCCGGCCCTTGGCCAGGTTGGCGTTCTGGTCCGGCGGCGGGGTTCCCTGGCCGGGCTGCGGCCACGCCGAGCAGTTCGACCAGGTGCTGCTCCAGCCGGAGTTGCCTCCGCCGTCGGTGACGGTGAAGGTGCCGGAGCCGCTCGGGTAGGGGCAGTTGTAGATGCCGGCCGCGCCGACGCCGGTGGCCTGGACGTTGCTGAACTTCGCGGAGCCCGGGGTCTCGGCCTGGACGACGACCGTCCCGGTGTTCTTCACGGTCGCCCCGGTCACGTTGATGTTGGACGTCGCGTATCCGCGGCCGCCGCCGGAGACGAACTCGAAGGCGCTGTACGGGCTGTCGGTGATGGTCGTGTTGGTGATGTTGACGCTCGCGTTGATCGCGCTGTCGTAGGAGTCGACCCGCAGCGCGCCCATCGGGTGACCCCAGTTGGGGTTGACCGCCCCGGTGCGCACCAGGGTGTTGCCGTCGACGGTGATGGTGCCGGCGAGCGGGGAGAAGGGGTCGAGGAACTTCTGGTTGGAGACGGCGATGCCGCTGCCGAGGGCGTTGGTGTCGGACACCAGGTTGTTCTTGACGCTGATGTCGGTGCCGCCGTAGATCGCGATGCCGTTGGCGAGGTTGGGCTGCGAGATGGTGTTGCTCTCGAAGCTGGAGTTGCTGTCGGCGCCGTTCAGCGACCACATGGCGAGCGAGTCGTCCCCCTGGTTGCGCAGGAAGTTGTTGCTCACGCGGACGCCGTGCGCGTTGCCGTTGAGGTTGAGGCCGTCGGCGGTGGTGTCGAGGATGCGGTTGTTCTCCACCACGAGGTTGTCGTTGTTGCCGGTCAGCCAGAGGCCGACCTTGAGGTGCTGGATCCACATCCCGGAGACCGAACTGCCGGGTCCGAGGGAGCCGTTGACGAAGTTGTCCGGGTTGGAGTCGACGCGCTCGGTGACCTCGCCGATGACGGCGAAGTTCTTGAGGTGGACGCCGCCGGAGGAGCCGCCCTGGTCGATGAAGCGGGACGCGTGGACGACGGAGTACCAGCCGCCGGCGCCCTGGAGGGTCACGTTCTGGACGCCGCTGAGCGAGGACGTCACCCGGTAGTCGCCCGGCGGGATCCACACGACGCCGCCCTGGGCGGCG
The window above is part of the Streptomyces sp. NBC_01428 genome. Proteins encoded here:
- a CDS encoding discoidin domain-containing protein; protein product: MHSTTVGRVGRVPLACAAAVALAAGMLAATTAHAAVAAAGASLPFTSVEAESATTTGTRVGPDYTQGSLASEASGRQAVRLSAGQRVEFTAPRAANAVNVSYSVPDGQSGTLDVYVNGTRISKTLAVTSKYSYVDTSWIAGAKQHHFFDNARLLLGQNVQAGDKIAFQATSTQVTVDVADFEQVAAAAARPAGSVSVTDKGADPSGQGDSTQAFRDAISAAQGGVVWIPPGDYRVTSSLSGVQNVTLQGAGGWYSVVHASRFIDQGGSSGGVHLKNFAVIGEVTERVDSNPDNFVNGSLGPGSSVSGMWIQHLKVGLWLTGNNDNLVVENNRILDTTADGLNLNGNAHGVRVSNNFLRNQGDDSLAMWSLNGADSNSSFESNTISQPNLANGIAIYGGTDISVKNNLVSDTNALGSGIAVSNQKFLDPFSPLAGTITVDGNTLVRTGAVNPNWGHPMGALRVDSYDSAINASVNITNTTITDSPYSAFEFVSGGGRGYATSNINVTGATVKNTGTVVVQAETPGSAKFSNVQATGVGAAGIYNCPYPSGSGTFTVTDGGGNSGWSSTWSNCSAWPQPGQGTPPPDQNANLAKGRPATATGSQDVYTPGRAVDGDANSYWESSNNAFPQAITVDLGSAQAVRRVVLKLPPATAWAARTQTLSVLGSTDGSGYSTVAGSQGYRFDPASGNTVTIPLPAGTSLRYLRLNVTANTGWPAAQLSEVEAYPSA
- a CDS encoding ABC transporter ATP-binding protein, translating into MHASLVVTGLRKVYEGAGRRVEAVRDLTFTVDTGELVCLVGPSGCGKTTLLRCMAGLLTPTAGEVRLAGRPVSGPPPGMAFVFQEYGRSLFPWMRVGENVELPLRQKRLGRGRRRELVADALESVGLSDAAGAYPWQLSGGMQQRVAIARALAYEPEVLLMDEPFAAVDAQTRADLEDLVRRLWRERGMTILFVTHDIDEAVYLGERVLILSASPTVVREQLTVDLPDERDQLHTRVAPRFAELRTHVYEQIQAAKRGEVLTRTDTPPLR